One genomic segment of Desulfonatronum thioautotrophicum includes these proteins:
- a CDS encoding DEAD/DEAH box helicase family protein — protein sequence MYRRAAGYFSSHGLALAARGVASLAHRKGTMRLVASPYLSPDDVQALQSAVDAPVEVLRSIVARDMMDIEDALLQDRLNALAWLAVTGRLEIKLALRVDADGGYSRGIFHEKTGIFTDAENNHVAFSGSSNETAGGLLENFESLKVFCSWKDGEGRVEEEIANFEALWCNTTSGLRVMEFSAVGRELLERFRRHDNPFPDINIVFDNKPALRTPAPPKGKELRPYQADAIRAWIKQKGKGILAMATGTGKTITALTLACKVAEKNPLLVILIVCPYINLCKQWVGEATSFGFETIECFEGRKTWQSRLEEAFQYLSSGMSRTIAVIATNATFLSQAFQDAIRYRIAAGSFHFLLIADEVHNLGAKKSLKVLPTGIGLRLGLSATPERHYDPEGTEAVLGYFGGLAYEYPLEQAIADGLLCPYQYHPVLVDLTNEETAEYLDISAKLAKHFRGDDDEEANEAAMRLLIKRARLLAGADNKLNALSDVINAMPEPPRKAIFYCGDGQTRDNLGEDVERQVNAVSRRLGEVHGLRVRNFTFRETSNEREEIIRDLTSGFLDGVVAIRCLDEGIDLPDLRMGFLLANTSNPRQFIQRRGRLLRNAKGKSRAIIYDFVILPPDFGGELDDHAYNMERSFFQKELKRIIIFCRTAENGPQALHTLHDLRKEYNLISE from the coding sequence GTGTATCGCAGAGCTGCCGGGTATTTTTCCAGCCATGGGTTGGCCCTGGCGGCGCGAGGGGTGGCAAGTTTGGCTCACCGGAAGGGAACCATGCGTTTGGTTGCCTCACCGTATTTAAGCCCTGATGATGTCCAAGCCCTGCAAAGTGCCGTTGATGCCCCCGTCGAGGTTTTGCGTTCCATTGTGGCCAGGGACATGATGGATATCGAGGATGCCCTTTTGCAGGACCGCCTCAATGCCTTGGCTTGGCTAGCCGTGACAGGACGTTTGGAAATCAAGCTGGCACTGCGGGTGGACGCCGATGGCGGATACTCCCGTGGCATATTTCACGAAAAAACTGGCATTTTCACGGATGCTGAGAACAACCATGTGGCATTTTCGGGATCATCCAATGAAACTGCAGGCGGGCTGCTGGAGAATTTTGAAAGCCTGAAAGTGTTTTGTTCATGGAAGGATGGTGAAGGCCGGGTCGAGGAGGAGATCGCAAATTTTGAAGCCCTTTGGTGCAATACCACCAGCGGGCTTCGGGTCATGGAATTCAGCGCCGTTGGGCGGGAACTGCTGGAGCGTTTCCGAAGACATGACAACCCCTTTCCTGACATAAATATTGTTTTTGACAATAAGCCAGCCCTCAGAACGCCCGCGCCCCCCAAGGGCAAAGAGCTGCGCCCTTACCAAGCGGATGCAATCCGCGCCTGGATCAAGCAGAAAGGCAAGGGCATCCTGGCCATGGCTACCGGCACGGGCAAGACGATTACTGCCTTGACCCTGGCCTGCAAAGTGGCGGAAAAGAACCCCCTCCTGGTGATCCTCATTGTCTGTCCATACATTAATCTCTGCAAGCAATGGGTTGGCGAGGCAACGAGCTTTGGGTTTGAGACCATCGAGTGCTTTGAAGGCAGAAAAACTTGGCAGTCCCGTCTGGAGGAAGCCTTCCAATACCTTTCCAGTGGCATGTCCCGAACCATTGCCGTCATTGCCACCAATGCCACCTTTCTCAGTCAGGCTTTTCAAGACGCCATCCGCTATCGAATAGCCGCCGGCTCCTTTCATTTTCTTCTGATCGCTGACGAAGTCCACAACCTGGGGGCGAAAAAAAGCCTCAAAGTGCTGCCCACAGGAATTGGACTGCGCCTGGGGCTTTCTGCAACCCCCGAGCGCCATTACGATCCCGAGGGCACGGAAGCTGTTTTGGGCTATTTCGGGGGGCTTGCTTATGAGTACCCACTAGAGCAGGCCATTGCTGATGGGCTACTCTGCCCATATCAGTATCATCCGGTTTTGGTGGACCTCACGAATGAGGAAACCGCCGAATACCTGGACATCAGCGCCAAGCTCGCCAAGCACTTCCGTGGTGACGATGACGAGGAAGCCAATGAAGCGGCCATGCGCCTGCTCATCAAGCGGGCCAGGTTGCTCGCCGGCGCGGACAACAAGCTGAACGCATTGAGCGATGTCATCAACGCCATGCCTGAGCCTCCGCGCAAGGCCATTTTTTACTGCGGCGACGGGCAAACCAGGGACAATCTTGGCGAGGATGTTGAACGCCAAGTCAACGCCGTATCCCGCAGACTGGGCGAGGTTCATGGGTTGCGTGTCCGCAATTTCACGTTCCGGGAGACGAGCAATGAGCGCGAGGAAATCATCCGCGATCTGACCAGCGGTTTTCTGGATGGGGTTGTGGCCATCCGTTGCCTGGACGAGGGCATTGATCTGCCTGATCTGCGCATGGGGTTCCTGCTGGCCAACACAAGCAATCCGCGCCAATTCATCCAAAGGCGGGGGCGCCTTTTGCGGAACGCCAAGGGCAAAAGCCGGGCCATTATTTATGATTTTGTCATCCTCCCTCCAGATTTCGGGGGCGAACTTGACGACCATGCTTATAATATGGAACGAAGCTTTTTTCAGAAAGAACTGAAACGGATTATCATCTTCTGCCGCACGGCAGAAAACGGACCACAAGCCTTGCACACACTCCATGATCTGCGAAAGGAATACAACCTCATTTCGGAGTAG
- a CDS encoding Fic family protein, which produces MNEIEQRILLACLDAPQNTPELLALLGYESRTGNFKKALSRLMDLACLEMTIPDKPRSKKQKYRLTEKGRKLLGTRQGAGGRAGCSNRKWRTRF; this is translated from the coding sequence ATGAACGAAATCGAACAAAGAATCCTGCTCGCCTGTCTCGATGCTCCACAAAACACGCCGGAACTGCTTGCTCTGCTTGGATACGAAAGCCGAACAGGGAACTTCAAGAAGGCGCTCTCACGCTTGATGGATTTAGCTTGTTTGGAAATGACAATTCCGGATAAGCCCAGAAGCAAGAAACAGAAATACCGGCTAACGGAGAAGGGGCGAAAGCTGCTGGGGACAAGGCAGGGGGCTGGCGGACGGGCAGGTTGCTCGAATCGCAAATGGAGGACGCGCTTCTGA
- the mtgA gene encoding monofunctional biosynthetic peptidoglycan transglycosylase has translation MQAGASSVQKQKAISKKRPLRLLRAIAGIFFLAVCSFVVASVLLIGILRFIHPPTSAFMVKRQLDGLFHADKSARIQYQWVDWEFISLHMALAVVASEDQKFPEHRGFDFQSMREALEERRTSGRVRGASTITQQTAKNLFLWEGRSFVRKGFEAWFTAFMELLWPKRRILEVYLNIAEFGDGIYGVHAAARIFFNKEPSELTRREAALMAAVLPSPKRFSVVTPSAYIQQRTRQIERQMLNLGASHLNQI, from the coding sequence ATGCAAGCAGGTGCATCTTCCGTGCAAAAGCAGAAAGCAATATCCAAAAAACGTCCGTTGCGTCTTCTCAGGGCGATCGCCGGAATTTTCTTTCTAGCGGTATGTTCATTTGTCGTTGCTTCCGTACTTCTGATTGGAATCCTTCGATTTATCCATCCGCCAACAAGCGCGTTCATGGTCAAAAGGCAACTGGACGGCTTGTTCCATGCGGACAAATCCGCGCGCATCCAGTATCAATGGGTAGACTGGGAGTTCATATCGCTGCATATGGCCCTTGCCGTTGTTGCGTCTGAGGATCAGAAATTTCCAGAGCATCGGGGGTTCGATTTTCAATCCATGCGTGAGGCCCTGGAAGAGAGGCGAACCAGTGGGCGGGTCCGTGGTGCCAGCACGATAACACAGCAGACTGCCAAAAACCTCTTCCTCTGGGAGGGCCGAAGTTTTGTCCGCAAGGGCTTTGAAGCCTGGTTTACGGCTTTTATGGAGTTGCTTTGGCCCAAACGCCGTATTTTGGAGGTATACCTGAACATTGCGGAGTTTGGTGACGGTATTTACGGAGTGCACGCAGCGGCAAGGATATTTTTCAACAAGGAACCTTCTGAACTGACCAGGAGAGAGGCCGCGCTGATGGCCGCCGTGCTGCCAAGCCCCAAACGCTTCAGCGTGGTGACCCCTTCCGCGTACATCCAGCAGCGAACCAGGCAGATTGAAAGACAAATGCTCAATCTCGGTGCATCCCATCTCAACCAAATCTGA
- a CDS encoding HNH endonuclease domain-containing protein yields the protein MVGVCDSGLTDIKKPIGKNANLDIFRLVPIKNVLMNMKKTNHLPHCNNLNIAALSSIFDNTTNSYKYLFFISLLDIIKNKKFSAREIDFTDIIVEMLANAWYPYEYFKLSFGKMDKIAQAIELLNLNYVKDKSILKNNIRENNIENIVDFLSRYVPYRLISPFFHTILRERGVRCGYGNELEKVMPSIAEEFFHACNPLYKFNDSENPQSLILNEHWMVYFEQHFTVIEGWAFWKWLQYMQKRNPTTPSLSNKLFAPVTRNTMAKQISFWNIFLEHTSDFRCMYSNILINDSYALDHYLPWSFVAHDQIWNLIPVSKQANSSKSNSLPDSKYYESFKDIHFHLVVKTHEILYPNRKKYWVDNIEPYLCDMNIQEDEILNKDIFFRKMDDTMKPLFRIAKNHGFKTGWHYPLD from the coding sequence TTGGTTGGGGTATGTGACAGTGGGCTGACTGATATAAAAAAACCGATAGGCAAAAATGCTAACTTGGACATATTTCGCTTGGTACCAATAAAAAATGTGCTTATGAATATGAAAAAAACGAATCATCTACCACACTGCAACAATTTAAATATTGCAGCGCTTTCTTCGATTTTCGACAACACAACAAATTCGTATAAATATCTTTTCTTTATTTCTTTGCTTGATATTATCAAAAACAAGAAATTTTCAGCTAGAGAAATAGATTTTACAGATATTATTGTAGAGATGCTCGCAAATGCTTGGTATCCATATGAGTATTTTAAGCTATCATTTGGAAAGATGGACAAAATTGCTCAAGCAATTGAACTATTGAATTTAAATTATGTAAAAGATAAAAGTATATTAAAAAATAATATAAGAGAAAATAATATTGAGAACATTGTTGATTTTCTGTCACGATATGTTCCATATAGATTGATCTCACCTTTTTTTCATACTATTCTCAGGGAGAGGGGTGTCAGATGTGGTTATGGGAATGAATTAGAAAAAGTAATGCCGAGTATTGCAGAAGAATTCTTTCATGCATGCAACCCATTGTACAAGTTCAATGATTCTGAAAATCCGCAATCATTAATATTGAATGAACACTGGATGGTCTATTTTGAGCAACACTTTACTGTTATTGAAGGCTGGGCGTTTTGGAAATGGCTACAATACATGCAAAAACGCAACCCGACAACTCCATCACTATCTAATAAATTGTTTGCGCCAGTTACCAGAAACACCATGGCGAAACAGATAAGTTTTTGGAATATTTTTCTTGAACATACAAGCGATTTTCGCTGCATGTATTCCAATATTTTAATTAACGACTCATATGCATTGGATCATTATTTACCCTGGTCATTTGTTGCGCATGATCAGATATGGAATTTAATCCCTGTAAGCAAGCAAGCGAATTCCTCCAAGTCGAATTCTTTGCCAGATAGTAAATATTATGAATCCTTCAAGGATATTCATTTTCATTTAGTTGTGAAAACTCATGAAATTCTATATCCTAATAGAAAAAAATACTGGGTGGATAATATTGAACCTTACTTATGCGATATGAACATACAGGAAGACGAAATATTGAATAAGGATATTTTTTTTAGAAAAATGGATGATACGATGAAACCTTTGTTTAGAATAGCTAAAAATCATGGTTTTAAGACAGGTTGGCATTATCCCCTCGATTGA
- a CDS encoding DNA phosphorothioation-associated protein 4, which yields MTESSKNSLNSSQRKSPPGSKRIFRATDKEELIQELLSEQIGIFKEIWRVMLFAAMVGYKNGRREPLKNVESGKGIDQATFGNCPAWPGILYLMALVVTQSSDSLSGSQSAEDLRVAAFQEYANGGLTLIRDFFGTRVLDLDGFLSFIDSQIKNDNYQVDLNLSI from the coding sequence ATGACCGAGTCAAGTAAGAACAGCCTAAATTCATCTCAACGAAAAAGCCCACCCGGTTCGAAACGGATATTCAGGGCAACCGATAAGGAGGAGTTGATCCAGGAACTTCTTTCAGAGCAGATAGGAATATTTAAGGAAATCTGGCGGGTCATGCTGTTTGCGGCAATGGTTGGGTACAAGAATGGTCGGCGTGAGCCTTTAAAAAATGTGGAATCCGGCAAGGGTATTGACCAGGCGACATTTGGCAACTGTCCTGCTTGGCCGGGTATATTGTACTTGATGGCACTTGTTGTAACGCAAAGTTCTGATAGCCTCTCGGGCTCGCAAAGTGCAGAAGATTTGCGTGTTGCGGCTTTTCAGGAGTATGCTAATGGTGGTTTAACCTTAATTCGTGATTTTTTTGGAACAAGAGTACTTGATCTAGATGGCTTCTTATCGTTTATTGATTCACAAATTAAGAATGATAATTACCAAGTTGATTTGAACCTTTCAATTTAA
- a CDS encoding class I SAM-dependent methyltransferase, translating to MRNDAYAHSPHVYHAQTFPLDPSPFLAPLTRHVPAPAHVLDVGCGSGRDLLWMKQRGYNLLGLERSPGLAKLARTHAGCEVLCADFDSFDFTTLSVDAVILIGALVHVPKDRFPATLARILQALMPGGHVLLTMKQGGGVSTAGDGRVFVLWRDEELREVFSGMGLAVVEAFTNTSVLGTGEVWLGYVTVG from the coding sequence ATGCGCAACGACGCCTACGCCCATTCCCCCCACGTCTACCACGCCCAAACCTTCCCCCTGGACCCGTCTCCGTTCCTGGCCCCCCTGACCCGGCACGTTCCAGCCCCGGCCCATGTGCTGGACGTGGGCTGCGGATCGGGACGGGATCTGCTCTGGATGAAGCAGCGCGGATACAACCTCCTGGGCCTGGAGCGCTCCCCCGGCCTGGCAAAGCTGGCCCGGACACATGCCGGGTGCGAAGTGCTGTGCGCGGATTTCGATTCTTTCGACTTCACCACCCTGTCCGTGGACGCCGTGATCCTGATCGGCGCCCTGGTCCACGTCCCCAAAGACCGCTTCCCCGCCACCTTGGCCCGGATTCTCCAGGCCCTCATGCCCGGCGGGCATGTTCTGCTGACAATGAAGCAGGGGGGTGGGGTAAGCACGGCCGGGGACGGCCGGGTGTTCGTGCTTTGGAGGGATGAGGAATTGCGTGAGGTTTTCTCGGGGATGGGGCTTGCGGTGGTGGAGGCGTTTACCAATACGTCGGTTTTGGGTACGGGGGAGGTTTGGTTGGGGTATGTGACAGTGGGCTGA
- a CDS encoding PDDEXK nuclease domain-containing protein, with protein sequence MLESQMEDALLNNLRAFLLELGKGFAFVARQQRISADHKDFFVDLVFYNYLLKCFVLFDIKTGELTHQDIGQMDMYVRMYDDLRRGLDDNPTVGIILCAHKDKSVVRYSVLHGHEHLFASKYKLILPSEEELRAELVREQERFDDQLALAKAMESGNN encoded by the coding sequence TTGCTCGAATCGCAAATGGAGGACGCGCTTCTGAACAACTTGCGGGCTTTTCTCCTGGAACTGGGCAAGGGCTTTGCCTTTGTGGCCCGGCAGCAGCGCATCAGCGCGGATCACAAAGATTTTTTCGTTGACCTGGTTTTCTACAATTATCTGCTCAAATGCTTCGTGCTCTTTGATATCAAGACCGGAGAACTGACCCATCAAGACATCGGCCAGATGGACATGTATGTGCGAATGTACGACGACCTGCGCCGGGGCCTGGACGACAACCCCACAGTGGGCATCATTCTCTGTGCCCACAAGGACAAATCCGTTGTCCGCTACTCCGTCCTGCACGGCCATGAACATCTCTTTGCCAGCAAGTACAAGCTGATCCTGCCTTCAGAGGAAGAATTGCGGGCTGAACTCGTGCGCGAACAGGAACGGTTTGACGACCAGTTGGCCCTGGCAAAGGCCATGGAGTCTGGTAATAATTAG
- a CDS encoding type II toxin-antitoxin system RelE/ParE family toxin, whose product MARTMTRTKVLAANFYATSTGIMPVREWLLGLTREDRIEIGSDIANIEYNWPIGPPHCKPLEKGVFEIRSRISDGRTARVLFFAEQGNLFLLHGFIKKTQKTPRRDLDLAIKRMDEMRGE is encoded by the coding sequence ATGGCAAGAACAATGACTCGGACCAAGGTACTCGCTGCTAATTTTTATGCCACGAGCACCGGCATCATGCCTGTGCGGGAATGGCTTTTAGGACTGACCAGGGAAGACAGAATCGAAATCGGTTCAGATATTGCAAATATTGAATATAATTGGCCGATAGGACCACCACACTGCAAGCCATTGGAAAAGGGAGTATTCGAAATCAGGAGCCGCATTTCCGATGGAAGGACCGCCAGGGTGCTTTTCTTTGCAGAGCAAGGCAACTTGTTTCTCTTGCATGGGTTCATCAAAAAGACGCAAAAAACTCCACGCAGAGATTTGGATTTAGCCATAAAACGTATGGACGAGATGAGAGGTGAATAA
- a CDS encoding addiction module protein has translation MHSTVRIIEEARLLPVEERTIVVDSLLRSLNPPDGVIDKKWGQVAKRRLEELRAGRVKPVDGDEVFARIYARYAT, from the coding sequence ATGCACAGCACAGTTCGAATTATTGAGGAGGCGAGATTGCTGCCCGTCGAGGAGCGGACTATCGTGGTGGACTCTCTGCTCCGTTCCCTCAATCCACCGGACGGAGTGATTGACAAGAAATGGGGCCAGGTCGCCAAACGCAGGCTGGAGGAACTCCGGGCAGGCAGGGTTAAGCCTGTTGACGGCGATGAAGTCTTTGCCAGGATTTATGCGAGGTACGCAACGTGA
- a CDS encoding AAA family ATPase, which produces MILERLVLDNFRQFMGRQEIVFSDVRERNVTLVHAENGFGKTTLLKALLWALYGQKGLVGKDGKADDFEHPDRILHEGLAHRAKDPNQVLASVQLTFKHDNDRYILHREISLAQQNVNPKHTSLTLEMMRNGQTYKPNRPQQYIESIIPEGIRWFLFFNGERINYLAMAENSSEVAGAIHQMLGLNLLKTTINDLRSQNVRGKLRGELKDVATDEKRDLLEQQAKSEELKKEYQERKSTVLANLTAITKELDTVDNKLSLNRDAREQQARRLRLQQERDDLRNQRDEVTKRLCKLIAFDGYTLFTHDLVQRGQEIVGKLRSEGKIPARVLNTFLQELLECGNCICKRTLEIGSPEREAVESLLTIAGDQDFNNAVGALDNALGLIEGVSVQTEDNLRQYNAGRLRLNREIRERDEQIEEIHQEIGGKKDEEVKQLEDKRKTLLLQVDEQHAERGRIDGKLEDLNAEIEQLEKQIQQVEDKVEAAALAQRRIAAVEEIIKILEAILESETQDLRPLLNAEIDKHFRQIIDRDYWAELTEDYTLRIRKRIAGVNETEETAEIDAALSTGQRTVTSLVFIASLVALAKKRSEIPTILKGVSGSAYPVAIDSPFGSLSIFRSGVAKYIPELAPQVILFVSPEQYNGQVEKALNESGRVGKRYYLTYHGPTMPERANPDLVVNEHTIQQYFKNDSKEYSEIMEL; this is translated from the coding sequence ATGATCCTGGAACGCCTTGTTTTGGATAATTTTCGGCAGTTCATGGGGAGACAGGAAATCGTCTTCTCCGATGTTCGTGAACGTAATGTCACGCTTGTTCATGCGGAAAACGGCTTTGGCAAGACGACGCTGCTCAAGGCGTTGCTCTGGGCCTTGTATGGGCAAAAAGGCCTCGTAGGAAAAGACGGCAAGGCTGATGACTTTGAGCATCCAGATCGCATCCTGCACGAAGGGCTGGCGCACCGGGCCAAAGACCCCAACCAAGTTTTAGCCAGCGTACAACTCACCTTCAAGCACGACAACGACCGCTACATTCTGCACCGCGAAATTTCCTTGGCCCAGCAAAATGTCAACCCCAAACATACCAGTTTGACCCTGGAAATGATGCGTAATGGACAAACATATAAACCAAACCGTCCACAGCAATACATTGAGTCAATTATTCCTGAAGGTATTCGTTGGTTTTTGTTCTTTAACGGTGAACGGATTAATTATTTAGCCATGGCCGAAAACAGCAGCGAAGTTGCAGGTGCCATTCATCAAATGCTCGGCCTGAATCTTCTGAAAACAACTATTAACGACCTGCGCAGCCAAAATGTCCGTGGCAAATTACGAGGAGAACTCAAAGACGTTGCCACTGATGAAAAGCGTGACCTCTTGGAACAGCAGGCCAAATCTGAAGAGTTAAAGAAGGAATATCAAGAGCGAAAAAGTACGGTATTGGCCAACCTCACAGCTATCACCAAAGAGCTGGATACCGTGGACAACAAGCTGTCATTGAATCGGGACGCCCGAGAGCAACAGGCAAGACGCCTCCGCTTACAACAGGAACGGGATGACCTGCGTAACCAGCGGGATGAGGTAACCAAGCGTTTGTGCAAGCTGATCGCGTTTGATGGCTACACATTGTTCACTCATGACCTTGTACAGCGCGGTCAGGAGATCGTCGGCAAGCTGCGCAGTGAGGGGAAAATTCCCGCCCGGGTTCTGAATACATTTCTGCAGGAACTGCTGGAGTGCGGCAATTGCATCTGCAAGCGCACCCTGGAGATCGGTTCACCTGAGCGGGAGGCCGTTGAAAGCCTTCTGACCATTGCGGGCGATCAGGATTTTAACAACGCTGTCGGAGCCCTTGATAACGCCCTGGGCTTGATTGAAGGCGTGTCCGTACAAACGGAAGATAATCTTCGCCAGTATAACGCCGGGCGTTTGCGCCTGAATCGGGAAATCCGGGAACGTGATGAACAGATCGAGGAAATCCATCAAGAAATTGGCGGAAAGAAAGATGAGGAAGTCAAACAGCTCGAAGATAAGCGCAAGACGCTCTTGTTGCAGGTTGACGAGCAACACGCTGAACGGGGACGGATTGACGGCAAACTTGAAGACCTCAATGCGGAAATCGAACAGCTTGAAAAACAGATTCAGCAGGTCGAGGATAAAGTGGAGGCCGCTGCCTTGGCCCAGCGACGTATTGCTGCCGTGGAGGAAATTATCAAAATCCTAGAAGCCATACTGGAATCAGAAACCCAGGATTTGCGGCCATTGCTGAACGCCGAGATTGATAAACATTTCAGGCAGATTATTGACCGCGACTACTGGGCCGAACTGACCGAGGACTACACATTGCGCATCCGCAAGCGCATTGCTGGTGTGAACGAAACCGAAGAAACTGCTGAAATTGATGCAGCGTTGAGTACCGGTCAACGAACGGTTACGTCCCTGGTCTTCATTGCCAGCCTTGTTGCCCTTGCCAAAAAGAGGTCTGAAATTCCGACAATTTTAAAAGGGGTATCCGGTTCCGCATACCCGGTGGCCATTGATTCGCCCTTTGGGTCATTGAGCATTTTTCGAAGCGGGGTTGCCAAGTATATTCCTGAGCTGGCCCCCCAGGTCATTCTCTTTGTCAGCCCGGAGCAATACAACGGTCAGGTGGAGAAAGCACTGAATGAGTCAGGACGGGTGGGGAAACGCTACTATCTGACCTATCACGGTCCAACCATGCCGGAGCGTGCCAACCCGGATTTGGTTGTCAATGAGCATACCATTCAGCAATACTTCAAGAATGATTCCAAAGAATATTCAGAGATTATGGAACTGTGA
- a CDS encoding class I SAM-dependent methyltransferase — MAQIKAKTSTSVDELRAWKLRLVRLMYERGYGRETIPLSSALPVCLPRLWPKQNLCHQPMSNDTYTHAPHTYHAQTFPLDPSPFLAPLTRHVPAPAHVLDVGCGSGRDLLWMKQRGYNLLGLERSPGLAKLARTHAGCEVLCADFDSFDFTTLSVDALILIGALVHVPKDRFPATLSRILQALKPGGPVLLTMKQGKGMSTAGDGQGLSGVRALEG; from the coding sequence ATGGCCCAGATCAAGGCTAAGACCAGCACAAGCGTTGATGAACTCCGGGCCTGGAAGCTGCGCCTGGTCCGGCTGATGTACGAGCGTGGCTACGGCAGGGAAACGATTCCTCTTTCGTCTGCCTTGCCCGTCTGCCTTCCCCGTCTGTGGCCAAAACAAAATCTTTGTCATCAGCCCATGAGCAACGACACCTACACACACGCGCCCCACACCTACCACGCCCAAACTTTCCCCCTGGACCCGTCTCCGTTCCTGGCCCCCCTGACCCGGCACGTTCCAGCCCCGGCCCATGTGCTGGACGTGGGCTGCGGATCGGGACGGGATCTGCTCTGGATGAAGCAGCGCGGATACAACCTCCTGGGCCTGGAGCGCTCCCCCGGCCTGGCAAAGCTGGCCCGGACGCATGCCGGGTGCGAAGTCCTGTGCGCGGATTTCGATTCTTTCGACTTCACCACCCTGTCCGTGGACGCCCTGATCCTGATCGGCGCCCTGGTCCACGTCCCCAAAGATCGCTTCCCCGCCACCCTGTCCCGGATACTCCAGGCCCTCAAGCCCGGCGGGCCTGTTCTGCTGACCATGAAGCAGGGGAAGGGGATGAGTACGGCCGGGGATGGCCAGGGTCTGTCGGGCGTTCGTGCTTTGGAGGGATGA
- a CDS encoding helix-turn-helix domain-containing protein gives MKKLKNIGQSFDQFLLEDGIYEDVQLASLKKTIAHQIRTLMAKENIRKTELAHRMGTSRSALERLLSDQPCNVTLNTINKAAFVLGKTVTISLVDRPQNAQATQR, from the coding sequence ATGAAGAAGCTCAAAAACATTGGCCAGAGTTTTGATCAATTTCTTTTGGAGGACGGCATATATGAAGATGTACAGCTTGCGTCCCTGAAAAAGACCATAGCTCATCAGATCAGAACGCTCATGGCCAAGGAGAATATCAGAAAGACGGAATTGGCGCACAGAATGGGCACAAGCAGATCCGCGCTGGAGCGTTTGTTAAGCGATCAACCGTGCAATGTTACCTTGAATACGATCAACAAGGCCGCTTTTGTCCTTGGTAAAACCGTGACCATATCCCTTGTGGATCGCCCGCAAAACGCACAGGCCACGCAGAGATGA